One segment of Carya illinoinensis cultivar Pawnee chromosome 1, C.illinoinensisPawnee_v1, whole genome shotgun sequence DNA contains the following:
- the LOC122300924 gene encoding uncharacterized protein LOC122300924: protein MESIGVLMLCPMSAYLEQELQSRFNLFKLWTVPQKPQFLKEHASSIRAVVGNAAAGADAELISALPKLEIVSSYSVGVDKIDLDKCREKGIRVTYTPDVLTEDVADLAIGLILAVLRRLCASDRYVRSGAWKKGDFRLTTKFTGKTVGIIGLGRIGMAVAKRAEAFNCPISYYSRRAKPDIQYTYYPSVVELASNCDILVVACPLNEETWHIINRGVIDALGPKGVLINIGRGPHVDEPELVSALVEGRLGGAGLDVYEKEPEIPEELFGLENVVLLPHVGSGTVETRTAMADLVIGNLEAHFLNKPLLTPLVPCQYHDRHFKSLNAHRHFLSSLKTPTILIETENQTLALLLLVLLHIHFMDSIGVLMTCPMSDYLEQELRKRFNLFKLWAHSSKSDLLEKHSNSIQALVGNTKIGADAELIDSLPKLEIVSSYSVGLDKIDLRKCEEKGIRVTNTPDVLTDDVADLAIGLVLAVTRRVCECDRFVRRGFWKNGDFGLATKFSGKSVGIVGLGRIGTAIAKRSEAFGCPISYHSRSEKPEKNYKYYSNIIDLAANCDILIVACALTEETHHIVNHEVIDALGPNGILINIGRGLHIDETELVSALLEGRLGGAGLDVFENEPEVPERLFGLENIVLLPHVGSDTVETCEAMADLVIKNLEAHFLKKPLLTPVI, encoded by the exons ATGGAGTCCATTGGCGTACTCATGCTTTGCCCGATGTCCGCCTACCTCGAGCAGGAGCTGCAGAGCCGCTTCAATCTCTTCAAGCTCTGGACCGTCCCACAGAAGCCACAGTTCCTCAAGGAACACGCATCCTCCATCCGCGCCGTCGTCGGCAACGCAGCTGCCGGAGCAGACGCCGAGCTCATCAGCGCTCTGCCGAAGCTGGAGATCGTCTCGAGCTACAGTGTCGGAGTGGACAAAATCGATCTGGACAAGTGCAGAGAGAAGGGGATTAGGGTTACGTACACGCCGGACGTGCTGACCGAGGACGTGGCGGATCTTGCGATCGGGCTTATACTGGCGGTGCTGAGGAGACTGTGTGCGAGCGATCGTTACGTGAGGAGTGGGGCGTGGAAGAAAGGGGACTTCAGGTTGACTACTAAG ttcacCGGCAAAACAGTTGGTATTATCGGTTTGGGAAGAATTGGTATGGCAGTTGCTAAGAGAGCTGAAGCATTTAACTGCCCAATCTCTTACTACTCGAGAAGAGCAAAGCCAGACATACAATACACATACTATCCAAGTGTTGTTGAACTAGCCTCCAACTGTGATATTCTTGTTGTCGCATGCCCTCTAAATGAAGAAACCTGGCACATCATCAACCGTGGAGTCATTGATGCATTGGGTCCGAAGGGTGTTCTCATCAACATTGGGAGGGGCCCTCATGTCGACGAACCCGAGCTCGTATCTGCATTAGTTGAAGGCAGGCTAGGCGGGGCTGGTCTTGATGTGTATGAAAAGGAGCCTGAAATACCTGAGGAACTGTTTGGGCTTGAAAACGTAGTCCTCCTGCCTCATGTAGGAAGTGGCACGGTGGAAACCCGGACTGCCATGGCTGACCTTGTGATTGGAAACCTGGAGGCTCACTTTTTGAACAAACCCCTGTTAACCCCATTGGTT CCTTGCCAATATCACGACCGCCATTTCAAATCCTTAAACGCCCACCGCCACTTTCTGAGTTCCCTCAAAACACCGACCATATTAATTGAAACGGAAAATCAAACCCTAGCCCTACTCCTACTCGTCCTCCTCCACATTCACTTCATGGACTCCATAGGCGTCCTCATGACCTGCCCAATGTCCGATTACCTCGAACAAGAACTCCGAAAGCGCTTCAACCTCTTCAAACTCTGGGCTCATTCCTCGAAGTCTGATTTATTGGAAAAACACTCCAACTCCATCCAAGCGCTTGTGGGAAACACCAAAATCGGTGCCGACGCTGAACTCATAGACTCATTGCCCAAGTTGGAGATAGTCTCGAGTTACAGTGTGGGGTTGgataagattgatctgaggaaATGTGAGGAGAAAGGAATCAGGGTTACCAATACGCCCGACGTATTGACCGATGATGTTGCCGATTTGGCGATTGGGTTGGTCCTGGCTGTTACGAGGAGGGTTTGTGAGTGTGACCGGTTTGTGAGGAGAGGGTTTTGGAAGAACGGCGATTTCGGATTGGCTACCAAG TTCAGTGGTAAATCAGTAGGAATTGTTGGGTTGGGAAGGATTGGTACAGCAATTGCAAAGAGATCCGAAGCATTTGGCTGCCCTATCAGTTACCACTCGAGATCTGAGAAAccagaaaaaaattacaagtacTACTCGAACATTATCGACTTGGCTGCCAATTGTGATATTCTCATTGTTGCTTGTGCTTTGACAGAAGAAACCCACCACATCGTGAACCATGAAGTTATTGATGCATTGGGTCCAAATGGCATTCTCATTAACATTGGAAGAGGTCTACACATCGATGAAACTGAACTTGTGTCTGCACTCCTTGAAGGCCGGTTGGGTGGGGCTGGGCTCGATGTGTTTGAAAATGAGCCAGAAGTTCCTGAACGGCTTTTTGGGCTTGAAAACATAGTTCTTCTGCCTCATGTGGGGAGTGATACTGTGGAAACCTGCGAGGCAATGGCAGACCTTGTGATAAAAAACTTAGAGGCACACTTTTTAAAGAAGCCACTGCTAACTCCAGTGATTTGA